From a single Fulvivirga ulvae genomic region:
- a CDS encoding porin family protein — protein MNQFKITILSMALVLAGLSFAQAQTPRGGIKGGLNLSNLYIDDVEDENVRTGFHAGIYTQLMITPAFGIQPELNYSTKGAKAEYDVLGFEGENKFNLGYLDIPVLATFKLGDDADIHFGPYFGYLVGVSTSTEGDFGDGYEELDRDDYKKWDYGLAGGLALNFNPISIGLRYNYGLNKIADSDEAENLIGDAKNSVAQVFLAFNMR, from the coding sequence ATGAACCAATTTAAAATTACAATACTTTCAATGGCACTGGTTTTAGCAGGCTTATCGTTTGCGCAGGCCCAGACTCCACGCGGAGGTATAAAAGGAGGTTTGAATTTAAGTAACCTTTATATAGATGATGTGGAAGATGAGAATGTAAGAACAGGCTTTCACGCTGGTATTTACACACAACTCATGATTACCCCTGCGTTTGGAATTCAGCCTGAGCTTAATTATTCCACCAAAGGAGCAAAAGCAGAGTATGATGTACTTGGCTTTGAAGGAGAGAATAAATTTAACCTCGGATATCTTGATATCCCCGTATTGGCTACATTTAAGTTAGGTGATGATGCCGATATTCACTTCGGACCATACTTTGGCTACCTCGTGGGTGTAAGCACTTCCACGGAGGGAGACTTTGGCGATGGATATGAAGAGCTTGACCGCGATGACTACAAGAAGTGGGACTACGGACTTGCCGGTGGTCTGGCCCTGAACTTTAACCCCATTAGTATCGGGCTGAGGTATAACTACGGACTGAACAAAATTGCCGACAGTGATGAAGCGGAAAACCTGATAGGTGATGCTAAAAACTCTGTCGCCCAGGTTTTTCTGGCCTTTAACATGCGTTAG
- a CDS encoding sodium:solute symporter family protein, with the protein MILETIDWISVVAFFVISLVIGIVVARQAGSSVSEFFLSGRNMPWWLLGVSMVATTFSADTPNLVTDIVRQNGVSGNWEWWAFLLTGMLTVFVYSKLWRRSEVLTDLEFYELRYSGRAAAFLRGFRAVYLGVFFNIMIMATVCLAAIKIGGVLLNLSPVQTLLIASVVTVIYSSLGGLKGVLITDFVQFIIAMIGSVWASYVIVNLPEVGGMANMLSHEAVIPKLNILPDFNDTETLIPLFIIPLAVQWWSVWYPGAEPGGGGYIAQRMLSAKNEQHAIGATLFFNIAHYALRPWPWIIIALASIVVFPTLESIQAAFPHLEPGIVQHDLAYPAMLTYLPHGLLGVVIASLIAAFMSTISTHLNWGSSYVVNDVYRRFINPEASDKEMVNLGRLSTVLLMVFAAILALYLENAIQAFRILLTIGAGTGLIFILRWFWWRINAYTELAGMVASFFIAIYFEFIHEGLGFEPIPNHYRLLLGIIITTIIWLIATLMTRPTSKEKLREFYLKVRPAGPGWESVVKKAKSDNISIPEVKHNLSLQILSVFIGSITVFCALFASGYWIYQNIMPAMVLSVVSVAGAVWLVVMWKKLSG; encoded by the coding sequence ATGATTTTAGAAACCATTGACTGGATCTCCGTAGTTGCATTTTTTGTAATCTCGTTGGTAATAGGAATAGTAGTTGCCCGCCAGGCCGGCTCCAGTGTATCCGAATTCTTTTTATCGGGGCGGAACATGCCCTGGTGGTTATTGGGTGTATCCATGGTGGCTACCACATTTTCTGCCGATACCCCAAACCTGGTCACTGACATTGTCCGTCAGAATGGTGTTTCCGGCAACTGGGAGTGGTGGGCATTTCTGCTCACCGGTATGCTTACCGTATTTGTTTACTCCAAACTTTGGCGAAGGTCCGAAGTGCTCACCGATCTTGAGTTTTATGAGCTCAGGTACAGCGGTCGTGCCGCAGCTTTCCTTCGGGGGTTCCGTGCCGTTTACCTTGGCGTGTTTTTCAACATCATGATCATGGCTACAGTTTGCCTTGCAGCCATCAAGATAGGAGGGGTGCTGCTTAACCTTTCACCGGTCCAGACCCTGCTGATTGCTTCCGTGGTTACGGTGATTTACAGTTCTTTGGGTGGGCTTAAAGGGGTTCTGATCACCGACTTTGTACAGTTTATCATTGCTATGATCGGCTCTGTGTGGGCATCGTACGTTATTGTAAACCTGCCTGAAGTAGGCGGTATGGCCAATATGCTCTCCCACGAGGCAGTAATCCCCAAGCTGAATATCCTCCCAGATTTTAATGATACTGAAACCCTGATCCCCTTGTTTATCATACCGCTTGCTGTGCAGTGGTGGAGCGTATGGTATCCCGGTGCTGAACCGGGAGGAGGTGGATATATCGCACAAAGAATGCTGTCTGCCAAAAATGAGCAGCATGCGATCGGGGCAACTTTATTCTTCAATATCGCACACTATGCCCTGCGACCCTGGCCGTGGATCATCATCGCTCTGGCCTCTATAGTGGTATTTCCTACGCTGGAATCCATTCAGGCTGCCTTCCCTCACCTTGAGCCGGGCATTGTGCAGCATGACCTGGCCTATCCGGCTATGCTTACCTATTTGCCACACGGCCTGTTAGGTGTGGTTATCGCTTCATTGATTGCAGCCTTTATGTCAACTATTTCCACGCACCTAAACTGGGGCTCTTCTTACGTGGTCAATGATGTGTACAGGAGGTTTATCAATCCCGAAGCATCGGATAAAGAAATGGTAAATCTGGGGCGGCTTTCCACGGTTTTGCTTATGGTTTTTGCCGCAATTCTGGCTTTATATCTGGAAAACGCCATTCAGGCTTTCAGGATACTTCTCACCATCGGTGCAGGTACAGGGTTGATCTTTATCTTGCGCTGGTTCTGGTGGAGGATCAATGCCTACACGGAGCTGGCCGGTATGGTGGCATCATTTTTCATCGCCATATATTTTGAGTTCATCCATGAAGGGCTGGGATTTGAACCTATTCCTAATCATTACCGCCTGCTACTCGGGATCATCATTACTACTATAATATGGCTTATCGCCACGCTGATGACCCGGCCTACCAGCAAGGAGAAATTGAGGGAATTTTATTTGAAAGTCAGACCTGCAGGCCCCGGCTGGGAGTCGGTAGTGAAAAAAGCCAAAAGTGACAACATCAGCATTCCCGAGGTGAAGCATAATCTGAGCTTGCAAATACTGAGTGTGTTCATAGGAAGTATTACCGTATTCTGTGCCCTCTTTGCCTCTGGGTATTGGATCTACCAGAACATCATGCCTGCCATGGTACTGAGTGTGGTCAGCGTTGCAGGTGCCGTGTGGCTGGTGGTGATGTGGAAAAAACTTTCAGGTTGA